In Streptomyces sp. NBC_00344, the genomic window GAGCAGCCCGATCAACAGCAGTGAGATCAGCGTTCCGATGACGGCGACCGAGGTTCGGGCGGTCAGCCCATGGCAGGTGTAGAGCGCGATCAGCATGATCGCGCCGGCTCCCACCACCGCCACGATCAGCGGATTCGAACCGTGCAGGATGGCGGGGAGGATGAACAGTGTCAGTACGGCGAAACTGACAACCAGCGCGATCAGCGCCATCACTCCGCGCATCCTGCCCACGACGACCACCACCAGGGCGAAGATCCCGGCCAGCAGGGCCATCGGGAACGTCCGGTCCACATCGGAGACCGAGTACTGCAGATCGCGCGGTGCGTCGGGGGCGTAGGCCACCACCACACCCTGTCCCCGGTGCAACTGCCGTGGTGCGTCGGGCTGGACGAGCTCGGTGAAGACACGGCCCCTGTCCTTGCCGCTCTGCACCTCGACCCTTGCCCTTCTGCACTCGCCCGACTCCTTGCCCGGCCTTCCGGCGGTGGTGGAACCGCCGGCCGCCTGGGACTGGCTGCCGTGCACGTCCTTGCAGTCCACCGCGGTGACGTCCACCACCGTGCCCTGCTGCGTCTGCCGGTCGAAGCCCACACCGGTGCGTGCGTGCGGGGGTGCCCCGCCGGGCCAGAGCACCACGAGACCGGCGATCACCGCTGCGGAGAAGGGAATCAGCACGGCCGCGATGATCTTGTGCAGATGCCTCGACACCGGTGCCGCCGGCCCATGGCTGTGGGAATGGCCATGGGCATGGCCGGGTGCGTGAGGCTGCTCAGTACGGGACGAGGTCACCGCCAGATCATGGCAAGAACGGTGGGGCCCTCTGTTCAGCGCGCCCGGATGGGCGCTAGCGTGGGGGCACCTTTGCACACGCGGGAGCTCGGAGCACCGGGCTGAGAGGGCGCTGACCAGCACACGCTGTAGCTGCGCCGACCGCCGAACCTGTTACCGGGTAATGCCGGCGTAGGGAGTAGGTCTTATGACCACAGTGGATGCACACACGTCTGCCATCGACAGCACCGAACGCAAGCCCGGCTGGCACAAGGGGTATGTCGCGGGCCCGGCGGGCTCGCGCGCCGACCTCAGAGTTCCGGTTCGGCAAGTGCACCTCACCAACGGGCAGGACGTGACGCTGTACGACACGTCAGGCCCGTACACCGACCCCACCGTCGAGACCGATGTACGGCGCGGTCTCGCCCCGCTGCGCGAGAGCTGGATCGTCGGCCGCGGCGACACCGAGGAGTATGCGGGCCGTCCCGTCCGCCCCGAGGACGACGGGCTCAAGCACACCTCGCCGCGCGGGGGGCTGCGCAATCTGGATGCCGTTTTCCCCGGTCGCCCGCGCCAGCCCCGGCGCGGACGCGAAGGGCGGGCGGTGAGCCAGCTCGCATACGCCAAGCGCGGGGAGACGACCCCGGAGATGGAGTACGTCGCGATCCGCGAGAACGTCTCTCCCGAGGTCGTCCGGGAGGAGATCGCCGCGGGCCGGGCCGTTCTTCCGGCCAACG contains:
- a CDS encoding YibE/F family protein: MAVTSSRTEQPHAPGHAHGHSHSHGPAAPVSRHLHKIIAAVLIPFSAAVIAGLVVLWPGGAPPHARTGVGFDRQTQQGTVVDVTAVDCKDVHGSQSQAAGGSTTAGRPGKESGECRRARVEVQSGKDRGRVFTELVQPDAPRQLHRGQGVVVAYAPDAPRDLQYSVSDVDRTFPMALLAGIFALVVVVVGRMRGVMALIALVVSFAVLTLFILPAILHGSNPLIVAVVGAGAIMLIALYTCHGLTARTSVAVIGTLISLLLIGLLGSLFIGWASLSGNTDDSTGLIHGLYPHLDMSGLLLASVIIGSLGVLDDVTVTQTSAVWELHQADPGMKARELYRAAIRIGRDHIASVVNTLVLAYAGAALPLLLLFSIAQSGVGAVANAELVAQEIVRTLVGSIGLVASVPVTTALAALVVAADRPGAGEPLPARRGRTGSGRRRKR